TTCTTTATCTTTTGACAGGCAAAGATACTGCTCAGTTCTTTCAAGAGAAATCTAAAATAGATGTTAGTTCTGAAATTAGTTTGTCTCCAACTTTTGCTAACTGGTTAGAGGGAATGTTAGAGCCAGCAATTAAAAATCGCTTTAATAATGCTCAAGATGCTTTGGAAGCGATGCAAGCTTCTTATGAGGTTGCTAGACCCTTTAATAGTGATATTACATTAAAGCGTACTAAAAATTCCTTAGACATTGTTATTCCCCCAACAGGAATTACCCTACTAAATCTCATGAAAATAGGAATGGTAATTCTTATAAGCTTTGTTTCATTTCCGTTTGTCGTTAAAGCTATTCTAATAGCTATAGATGGAGCTGTAATACTTGCGCTTTTAATTCTTTTTTTTCCAGGTCTATTCTTTCTAAATGGGATTCATTTTGTTGCCCAGCGAATTAATTGGCATTTTAGGAAAATAATTTTAAGTTTTAATCATAATAATTTTATTCTTCAAGAAGAATGGAGGATATTAGGTTTTAAATATACAAAATATCAAGAAGGAAAAACAAGTAATCTAAAATACATTAAAAATACAGAAGAATATTATTTTAATTACAATAACAATATCATAAAAAATAACTCCTTAATGCTAAATAATGGTATGCAAGTTTTTTATTTGGCAACTTGTAGGTCTTATTTAGAACGAAAATGGTTAAAAGAGCAAATAAATGACTTTATTTCTAACATTAATTAGTTATTGTCA
This window of the Euhalothece natronophila Z-M001 genome carries:
- a CDS encoding serine/threonine protein kinase, with product MKHQIGDIIGDRFRITEKLGEGNVTTTFAAIDEAQDQTVAIKSLSFSDVKDWKTLELFEREAKTLKQLDHPQIPNYVDYLQIDTPNGDRELCIVQELAEGKSLHQLKCEGWQPSEAEVKSIAEEVLNVLSYIHNLKPPIIHRDIKPHNIIRQKNGKIVLVDFDAIQDRLLGGTTIVGTYGYMAPEQYQGRAQPTSDLYGLGATVLYLLTGKDTAQFFQEKSKIDVSSEISLSPTFANWLEGMLEPAIKNRFNNAQDALEAMQASYEVARPFNSDITLKRTKNSLDIVIPPTGITLLNLMKIGMVILISFVSFPFVVKAILIAIDGAVILALLILFFPGLFFLNGIHFVAQRINWHFRKIILSFNHNNFILQEEWRILGFKYTKYQEGKTSNLKYIKNTEEYYFNYNNNIIKNNSLMLNNGMQVFYLATCRSYLERKWLKEQINDFISNIN